One genomic window of Bactrocera dorsalis isolate Fly_Bdor chromosome 4, ASM2337382v1, whole genome shotgun sequence includes the following:
- the LOC125778314 gene encoding protein spaetzle-like encodes MKMTTNLSFLLKMQIFFLIVFQTSARPAPSAEASKDIMKKLQSIFKIDEGLMVYNTGVAREELEDDEIVCAERRAGKSYCKEVENYMEATRLDKIDPKEFEKFRAYFTDDMAMPLNIATRMEIEVVKKPCNTITNLIYPEGAMSEDAKWLLVVQHEQHKQGVLVEECENEERPGEENSTLPLEDIPKCKQNFIYRKLIVLKDGAMKEEMVKLPSICECIMSSN; translated from the coding sequence ATGAAGATGACCACGAATTTAAGCTTCTTgcttaaaatgcaaatattctTCCTGATAGTTTTTCAAACCAGCGCTAGACCTGCGCCTAGTGCTGAAGCTTCTAAGGACATTATGAAAAAACTACAGAGCATTTTTAAAATTGACGAAGGTCTTATGGTATATAACACTGGAGTAGCAAGAGAAGAACTGGAAGATGACGAAATCGTTTGCGCCGAACGTCGCGCTGGAAAGTCATATTGCAAGGAGGTTGAAAATTATATGGAGGCCACACGTCTAGACAAAATCGACCCAAAAGAGTTCGAAAAATTCAGAGCATATTTCACTGATGATATGGCGATGCCGCTGAATATAGCAACTCGTATGGAGATCGAGGTGGTGAAGAAACCTTGCAATACCATAACAAACCTGATTTATCCGGAAGGTGCGATGTCAGAGGATGCCAAGTGGTTATTGGTGGTGCAACATGAGCAACATAAGCAAGGTGTTCTAGTAGAGGAATGCGAAAATGAGGAACGACCTGGCGAAGAGAATAGTACCCTGCCGCTGGAGGATATaccgaaatgtaaacaaaacttcATCTATCGAAAGTTGATTGTGTTGAAGGACGGCGCGATGAAAGAAGAAATGGTTAAATTACCAAGTATCTGTGAATGTATCATGAGCTCGAATTGA
- the LOC125778313 gene encoding protein spaetzle-like produces the protein MSVVNTEVTVKHIAKNSALRTENSRILNIKLNLRKFKMTSKLRSLLKILTYFLIVLQTNARPAPSAEASKDIMKKLQSIFKIDEGLMVYNTGVLREEFENDEIVCAERRAGKSYCKEVENYIEATRLDKIDPKEFEKFRAYFTDDMAMPLNIATRVDIEVLNKLCNTITNLIYPEGAMSEDAKWLLVVQHAQHKQGVLVEECENEERPDEDNSTLPLEDIPKCKQNFIYRKLVVLKDGVMKEEMVKLPSTCECIMSSM, from the coding sequence ATGTCAGTCGTTAACACTGAGGTGACAGTGAAACATATAGCTAAAAACTCAGCACTAAGAACTGAAAACAGCCGCatattaaacattaaattaaaccTTAGAAAATTCAAGATGACTTCAAAACTACGTTCATTGCTTAAAATACTAACATACTTCCTAATAGTTCTACAAACTAACGCCAGACCTGCGCCCAGTGCTGAAGCTTCTAAGGACATTATGAAGAAACTGCAGAGCATCTTCAAAATTGACGAAGGTCTTATGGTATATAACACTGGAGTGCTAAGAGAAGAATTTGAGAACGACGAAATCGTTTGCGCCGAACGTCGCGCTGGAAAATCATATTGCAAGGAGGTTGAAAACTATATTGAGGCTACACGTCTAGACAAAATCGACCCAAAAGAGTTCGAAAAATTCAGAGCATATTTCACAGATGATATGGCGATGCCACTGAATATAGCAACTCGTGTGGATATCGAGGTGCTGAACAAACTTTGCAATACCATAACAAACCTGATTTATCCGGAAGGTGCGATGTCAGAGGATGCCAAGTGGTTATTGGTGGTGCAACATGCGCAACATAAGCAAGGTGTTTTGGTGGAAGAGTGCGAAAATGAGGAGCGACCTGACGAAGATAATAGTACCCTGCCGCTGGAGGATATaccgaaatgtaaacaaaacttcATCTATCGAAAATTGGTTGTGTTGAAGGACGGTGTGATGAAGGAAGAAATGGTTAAATTACCAAGTACCTGTGAATGTATCATGAGCTCCATGTGA